DNA from Actinoplanes sp. SE50/110:
TGCAGACCGGCGATCCGCTCTCCCGGGACCTGTGGCGGACCCTGGTGGCGCAGTCCGAGCGGTACTTCCTGGACGTCTATGCCCGGCTGGGGATCACGCTCGGTCCGGACGACTTCGCCGGCGAGAGCCGGTATCAGGGCGATCTCGACGACGTCGTGGCCGAGCTGGAGGTCAAGGGCCTGCTGGCGGAGAGCGACGGCGCGCTCTGCGCGTTCCCGGCGGGCTTCACCGGGCGCGACGGCGACCCGCTGCCGCTGATCGTGCGCAAGGCCGACGGAGGGTACGGCTACGCCGCCACCGACCTGGCCGCGATCCGGTACCGGGCCGGGAAGCTGGGCGCGCGGCGGATGCTCTACGTGGTGGGCGCGCCGCAGCGGACCCACTTCGAGATGGTCTTCGCGGTGGCGACGGCGGCCGGCTGGCTGCCGGCCGGGGTGACCGCCGAGCACATCGGGTTCGGCTCGATCCTGGGACCGGACGGCAAGATGCTCAAGACCCGGGTCGGTGACACGGTGAAGCTCGCCGCCCTGCTCGACGAGGCGGAGAGCCGGGCGTCCACGCCGGCCGTCGGGATCGGCGCGATCAAATACGCCGACCTGTCCGGGGACCGGCGCGGCGACTACGTCCTCGACTTCGACCGGATGCTCGCGATCACCGGGAACACCGGTCCGTACTTGCAGATGGCGTACGCCCGGGTGTGTTCGATCTTCCGGAAGACGACCGGCACGCCGGGGCCGGTGGCGGTGACCGAGCCGGCCGAGCGGGCCCTCGCGATGGCGTTGCTCGGCTTCGCCCCCGCCGTCACCGCCGCCGCCGAGCAGGCCGAACCTCATCGGCTCGCGGTCTATCTGCACGATCTGGCCGCGGCATTCTCGGTCTTCTACGAGCGCTGCCCGGTCCTGCGGGCGCCCGACGGGCTGCGGGCCGGCCGGCTCGGTCTGGCCGACCTGACCGCGCGGACGCTGCGCACCGGATTGTTCCTGCTGGGCATCGAGACGCCGGAAGAGATTTGATCAATCTTGACAGTCGTGCAACCTGCCGTTGATCGACCGATGTGCTGATCGGCCGTTAGGGTGCTGTGGTTGCGCCGCCCACGAGGCGACGCGTATCGAGACATCCGCGAAAGGTTCGCAATGACGCTTCCCAACGGCGTATCGCGTCGTGGTGTGCTGGCCGTCTCCGCGGCCGCCGCCGCGGCGCCGCTGGCGCTCACCGGTCCGGCCCAGGCCCACGGCAAGGGGCACGACCCGAAGCCGCCGAAGGCCCCGGAGACGTTCCACCTCACCGTGCTCGGCACCTCCGACCTGCACGGCAACGTCTACAACTGGGACTACTACAAGGACGCGGAGTACGACGACGCCGCGCACAACGACGTCGGCATCGCCAAGGCCGCCGCGCTGATCAACAAGCTGCGCGCCGAGGCGGCCGGCGCCACCCTGGTGCTCGACGCCGGCGACACCATCCAGGGCACGCCGCTGGCCACGTACTACGCCAAGCAGGAGCCGATCACCGAGACCGGTGAGCGGCACCCGATGGCCAAGTCGATGAACGTGCTGCACTACGACGCCGTCACGCTGGGCAACCACGAGTTCAACTACGGCCTGCCGCTGCTGAACCTGTGGATCCGTCAGCTGGGCTTCCCGGCCCTGGCCGCCAACGCGGTGAGCGCCAAGACCGGTCGGCCGGCGTTCACCCCGTACATCATCAAGAAGGTCTCGCTCGGCAAGCACGCGCCCACGCTGCGGGTCGGCATCCTGGGTCTGACCAACCCGGGCGTGGCGATCTGGGACAAGGGCAACGTCGAGGGCAAGCTGAAGTTCCTCGGCATGGTGGAGACCGCCGCGAAGTGGGTGCCGATCATCCGGCACCGCGGCGCCGACATCGTGATCGTGGTGGCGCACGGCGGCGACAGCGGTACCTCCAGCTACGGCCCGGAGCTGCCGAACGAGAACCCGGTGCAGCTGATCGCCCAGCAGGTGCCGGGGATCGACGCGATCCTGTTCGGGCATGCGCACCTGGAGATCGCGCAGCGGTTCGTCACCAACACGGCGACCGGCGCGCAGGTGCTCACCTCGGAGCCGTCCAAGTGGGGCCAGCGGCTCACCAGGATGGACTTCGAGCTGGTCCGCGAGCACGGCTGCTGGAAGATCACCAGCAAGGCGTCGGCCACGCTGAACACCAACACGGTCGAGGCCGACCCGAAGGTGCTGGCCGTGGTGAAGAGCCAGCACGCCAAGACGGTCGCGTACGTCAACCAGATCGTCGCCGCGTCGACCGCGGAGCTGTCCGCCGCCACCTCGCGGTACGAGGACACCGCGATCCTGGACTACATCAACAAGGTGCAGACCGACGAGGTGACCAAGGCGCTGGCCGGCACGTCGTACGCCAATCTGCCGGTGCTCTCGATCGCCGCGCCGTTCAGCCGGACCGCGGTGTTCCCGAAGGGCGATGTCAAGATCAAGGACCTCGCGGGGCTCTACATCTACGACAACACCCTGGAAGCGGTCGTACTGACCGGCGCCGAGGTGAAGGCGTACCTGGAGTACTCCGCCAAGTTCTTCAAGACGC
Protein-coding regions in this window:
- the argS gene encoding arginine--tRNA ligase, producing the protein MNLESLLHDRLAPALAAVAGHPVDPAVRASPHADFQSGAPLALARELGRAPRDIAADVAARADLDGVARIAVSGPGFLNLTVSDSLLTDALQTVGADARLGVPPAAAPVRVVVDYSGPNVAKEMHVGHLRSTIIGDALARMLQWLGHDVVRVNHLGDWGTPFGMLVEHLVDRGGAADHSIGDLTAFYQSARVKFDTDDDFRTRARRRVVALQTGDPLSRDLWRTLVAQSERYFLDVYARLGITLGPDDFAGESRYQGDLDDVVAELEVKGLLAESDGALCAFPAGFTGRDGDPLPLIVRKADGGYGYAATDLAAIRYRAGKLGARRMLYVVGAPQRTHFEMVFAVATAAGWLPAGVTAEHIGFGSILGPDGKMLKTRVGDTVKLAALLDEAESRASTPAVGIGAIKYADLSGDRRGDYVLDFDRMLAITGNTGPYLQMAYARVCSIFRKTTGTPGPVAVTEPAERALAMALLGFAPAVTAAAEQAEPHRLAVYLHDLAAAFSVFYERCPVLRAPDGLRAGRLGLADLTARTLRTGLFLLGIETPEEI
- a CDS encoding bifunctional UDP-sugar hydrolase/5'-nucleotidase, whose amino-acid sequence is MTLPNGVSRRGVLAVSAAAAAAPLALTGPAQAHGKGHDPKPPKAPETFHLTVLGTSDLHGNVYNWDYYKDAEYDDAAHNDVGIAKAAALINKLRAEAAGATLVLDAGDTIQGTPLATYYAKQEPITETGERHPMAKSMNVLHYDAVTLGNHEFNYGLPLLNLWIRQLGFPALAANAVSAKTGRPAFTPYIIKKVSLGKHAPTLRVGILGLTNPGVAIWDKGNVEGKLKFLGMVETAAKWVPIIRHRGADIVIVVAHGGDSGTSSYGPELPNENPVQLIAQQVPGIDAILFGHAHLEIAQRFVTNTATGAQVLTSEPSKWGQRLTRMDFELVREHGCWKITSKASATLNTNTVEADPKVLAVVKSQHAKTVAYVNQIVAASTAELSAATSRYEDTAILDYINKVQTDEVTKALAGTSYANLPVLSIAAPFSRTAVFPKGDVKIKDLAGLYIYDNTLEAVVLTGAEVKAYLEYSAKFFKTLAVGAPVDPATISDSTIPDYNYDILSGVDYDIDISKPIGSRITRLQIAGVDVAADAQFVVAVNNYRRSGGGNFPGIVKTQVYNEQKEIRQLLIDWAQAKGKIDPADFFVKNWQLVREGVPVTF